A stretch of Porites lutea chromosome 5 unlocalized genomic scaffold, jaPorLute2.1 SUPER_5_unloc_2, whole genome shotgun sequence DNA encodes these proteins:
- the LOC140925389 gene encoding uncharacterized protein, whose product MTNYRGITLMSIAAKVYNKILLNRIRPNLDPLLRKNQAGFRPVRSYAQQIHILRRIMEGFREHQLPLIATVVDFKKAFDSINRSVMFSVLRHYGIPETLVNAIQVLYTNSSTSVMVDGSISKPFIVTTGVLQDDIALLESSISRAQSQLTRTANAAADLGLVISAPKTEYITITCCPQPPLEIYGSTINHVQDFKYLGSMMASRSGDLKRRKGLAWTAFWKLERLWRCPNISISSKIKLFNTTCVTVLLYGCESWVLSKAMESEINAFGTSCYRILLNIKRIDRVSNAKIYDLTQTAPLVENVRTRQLRFLGHVLRMPDDEPCKEYALYIPPHGKRKPGRQRTLFLRYIQHLLGDTDNMIGPGKLSQFAQDRCGWRKLVVACSAADR is encoded by the exons ATGACAAACTACAGAGGAATAACTCTAATGTCGATTGCTGCCAAGgtttataacaaaattctccTTAACCGAATTCGACCTAACTTGGACCCTCTGCTACGAAAGAACCAGGCAGGTTTTCGTCCGGTTCGCAGCTACGCCCAGCAAATCCATATTTTGCGAAGAATCATGGAAGGCTTTAGAGAACACCAACTCCCATTGATTGCCACCGTTGTGGATTTCAAGAAGGCATTTGACTCTATCAATAGGTCTGTGATGTTCTCTGTTCTACGTCATTATGGCATCCCAGAAACCTTGGTCAACGCAATCCAGGTGCTGTATACCAACTCTAGCACTTCAGTGATGGTTGATGGAAGTATCTCCAAACCATTTATTGTTACCACAGGAGTGCTTCAGG ATGACATCGCCTTGCTTGAGTCCTCCATCTCCCGTGCTCAGTCCCAGCTAACCAGAACTGCCAATGCTGCTGCTGACCTTGGACTTGTCATCAGTGCTCCCAAGACTGAGTATATAACGATCACCTGCTGTCCACAGCCTCCACTAGAAATATATGGTAGTACAATCAACCATGTACAAGACTTCAAATACCTTGGCTCCATGATGGCATCTAGAAGTGGGGATCTCAAAAGAAGGAAAGGGCTTGCATGGACAGCTTTTTGGAAGCTGGAACGTCTGTGGAGATGCCCTAACATCTCTATCTCCAGCAAGATCAAGCTATTTAATACTACCTGTGTCACGGTCCTTCTATATGGCTGTGAGTCGTGGGTCCTGTCGAAAGCAATGGAAAGCGAGATCAATGCCTTTGGTACCTCATGTTATAGAATTTTGCTCAACATCAAGAGAATTGATAGGGTGTCCAATGCTAAAATTTATGATCTAACTCAGACTGCCCCGCTAGTAGAAAATGTCAGAACCCGCCAACTGAGGTTTCTGGGCCATGTACTCAGGATGCCTGATGATGAGCCATGCAAGGAGTACGCACTGTATATTCCACCACATGGGAAGAGAAAACCAGGGAGGCAACGAACCCTGTTTCTCAGATACATTCAACACCTTTTGGGAGACACAGACAACATGATTGGCCCGGGCAAGCTGTCTCAATTCGCACAGGATCGTTGTGGCTGGAGGAAGCTCGTAGTCGCCTGCTCTGCAGCCgaccgatga